The proteins below come from a single Mycolicibacterium sp. TY81 genomic window:
- a CDS encoding alpha/beta hydrolase: MTAPSRVVRTHSVAISPVKGRKPRRYPVSDGAPVEIVEDGPSLAGRLMSVAATLAIKSTLTIGSYAPKAPWPWGMVDFVARIMRPEPGTVRATIGLPNCTAHLVRAKGVLPADGRRSVILYMHGGAFLTCGVHTHGRVVGALSKYADAPVLVVDYRMIPKHSIGEALEDCHDAYRWLRLKGYEPDQIVLAGDSAGGYLSLALAEKLQEEGELPAAVTTMSPLFEIDNESRAQHPNMKSDAMFPAHAFDALIELIEHAASRHLVDGKPEEIYEPLDHIEPGLPRTLIHVSGSEVLLNDARKAAHMLAASGVPVEVHVWPGQMHVFQLAAPLVKEADRSLKQIGEYIREATW; the protein is encoded by the coding sequence ATGACCGCACCGAGCAGGGTTGTCAGAACCCATAGTGTTGCTATAAGTCCTGTTAAGGGGCGGAAACCACGCCGCTATCCGGTCAGTGACGGCGCACCGGTAGAGATCGTCGAGGACGGTCCCAGCCTCGCCGGTCGCTTGATGTCGGTAGCCGCGACACTCGCCATCAAGTCAACTCTGACCATCGGCAGCTACGCCCCGAAGGCCCCCTGGCCGTGGGGAATGGTGGACTTCGTCGCCCGGATCATGAGGCCCGAGCCGGGCACCGTCCGCGCCACGATCGGTTTGCCGAACTGTACGGCGCACCTGGTCCGCGCCAAGGGCGTGCTGCCGGCCGACGGCCGTCGCAGCGTCATCCTCTACATGCACGGCGGGGCATTCCTGACCTGTGGCGTGCACACCCACGGCCGCGTGGTCGGCGCGTTGTCCAAGTACGCCGACGCGCCCGTCCTGGTCGTCGACTACCGGATGATTCCGAAGCACTCGATCGGCGAGGCCCTCGAGGACTGCCACGACGCCTACCGGTGGCTGCGCCTGAAGGGCTACGAGCCGGACCAGATCGTGCTCGCCGGCGACTCCGCGGGCGGCTACCTGTCGCTGGCACTGGCCGAGAAGCTCCAGGAGGAGGGTGAGCTGCCGGCCGCGGTGACGACGATGTCGCCGTTGTTCGAGATCGACAACGAGAGCCGGGCCCAGCACCCGAACATGAAGTCCGACGCGATGTTCCCGGCACACGCCTTCGACGCGCTGATCGAACTCATCGAGCACGCCGCCTCGCGCCACCTCGTCGACGGAAAGCCCGAAGAGATCTACGAGCCGCTCGACCACATCGAGCCCGGCCTGCCGCGCACCCTGATCCACGTGTCCGGCTCCGAGGTGCTCCTCAACGACGCCCGCAAGGCCGCGCACATGCTGGCCGCCAGCGGCGTGCCGGTCGAGGTGCACGTCTGGCCCGGCCAGATGCACGTGTTCCAACTCGCTGCCCCGCTGGTCAAGGAGGCCGACCGCTCGCTGAAGCAGATCGGCGAGTACATCCGCGAGGCAACCTGGTAA
- a CDS encoding cystathionine beta-synthase, with translation MRIARHISELIGNTPLVQLNSVVPAGSGVVAAKIEYLNPGGSAKDRIAVKMIDAAEEAGLLKPGGTIVEPTSGNTGVGLAIVAQQRGYKCIFVCPDKVSEDKQNVLRAYGADVVVCPTAVAPDHPDSYYSVSNRLVTEIDGAWKPDQYSNPNGPASHYETTGPEIWADTDGKITHFVAGVGTGGTITGTGRYLKEVSGGRVKVVGVDPEGSVYSGGTGRPYLVEGVGEDFWPSAYDPSVPDEIIAVSDADSFEMTRRLAREEALLVGGSCGMAAVAAIKVAEREGPDAVVVVLLPDGGRGYLSKVFNDEWMSSYGFLRTRLDGTPEEHTVGDVLRGKSGALPDLVHTHPSETVRDAINILREYGVSQMPVVGAEPPVMAGEVAGSVSERELLSAVFEGRAKLADAVAQHMSPPLPLIGAGELASAAAKELREVDAVMVVDDGKPVGVLTRHDLLGFLSQGGSRK, from the coding sequence ATGCGCATCGCCCGGCACATCAGTGAGCTCATCGGCAATACGCCTCTGGTCCAACTGAACTCGGTTGTTCCAGCGGGTTCGGGGGTGGTGGCCGCCAAGATCGAGTACCTCAACCCCGGCGGCAGCGCCAAGGACCGCATCGCGGTCAAGATGATCGACGCCGCCGAAGAGGCCGGTCTGCTCAAGCCGGGCGGGACCATCGTCGAACCCACGTCCGGTAACACCGGCGTCGGGCTCGCCATCGTCGCGCAGCAGCGCGGCTACAAGTGCATCTTCGTCTGCCCCGACAAGGTCAGCGAGGACAAGCAGAACGTGTTGCGCGCGTATGGCGCCGACGTCGTCGTCTGCCCGACGGCCGTGGCCCCCGACCATCCGGACAGCTACTACAGCGTTTCCAACCGACTGGTCACCGAGATCGACGGCGCCTGGAAGCCGGACCAGTACTCCAACCCGAACGGCCCGGCCAGCCACTACGAGACCACCGGCCCGGAGATCTGGGCCGACACCGACGGCAAGATCACGCATTTCGTGGCGGGCGTCGGCACCGGCGGCACGATCACCGGCACCGGCCGCTACCTCAAGGAGGTCTCGGGCGGCCGGGTCAAGGTCGTCGGCGTCGACCCGGAGGGCTCGGTGTACTCCGGCGGCACCGGCCGGCCGTACCTGGTCGAAGGCGTCGGTGAGGACTTCTGGCCGTCGGCCTACGACCCCAGCGTCCCCGACGAGATCATCGCCGTGTCCGACGCCGATTCGTTCGAGATGACCCGGCGCCTGGCGCGCGAAGAAGCCCTGCTGGTCGGCGGCTCGTGCGGCATGGCCGCGGTCGCGGCGATCAAGGTCGCCGAGCGCGAAGGGCCCGACGCCGTCGTCGTCGTGCTGCTGCCCGACGGCGGAAGAGGTTATCTGTCAAAGGTTTTCAACGACGAGTGGATGTCGTCGTACGGCTTCCTGCGCACCCGCCTGGACGGCACGCCGGAGGAACACACCGTCGGCGACGTACTGCGCGGCAAGTCCGGCGCGCTGCCGGACCTGGTGCACACGCACCCGTCGGAGACGGTGCGCGACGCCATCAACATCCTGCGCGAGTACGGCGTCTCGCAGATGCCGGTCGTCGGGGCCGAGCCGCCGGTGATGGCCGGCGAGGTCGCGGGCAGCGTGTCCGAACGTGAGCTGCTCTCAGCGGTTTTCGAGGGCCGGGCGAAACTGGCCGACGCGGTGGCGCAGCACATGAGCCCGCCGCTGCCGCTCATCGGTGCCGGCGAGCTGGCCTCCGCGGCGGCCAAGGAACTGCGCGAGGTCGACGCCGTGATGGTCGTCGACGACGGCAAGCCCGTCGGCGTACTGACGCGGCACGATCTGCTGGGATTCCTGTCACAGGGCGGCTCGCGCAAATAG
- a CDS encoding EspA/EspE family type VII secretion system effector: MLGQIVADIVRSVGSANVIPIGIYDNIRNFKKDPFGSATNLAGILAPSLNVASSAVAALGDKPNASGSGNTPILAAALAVLKDMLQQCGAGVPDSGADFKSGAQAFAATAEQMGAASPPDSWTGSASTAYSDANEVQKHKAEALAKADDTVAAALGAEALHVAATRKSIESASHTLNGAVPVAILLGALPHGDVISYGFQVQTVMYTMPLPIADFHRLTTAVTRYAASVKAAATSYAQADATTGTPSLDPAQRLTVEPNALRRLSDSQHVVAVMSKQAGALTADTGRNVFTTHGSACAPTSEAVMQACIDRANSAQAITMRADGLAAGLSAAADWYDRTDATGAANLAAQMNLE, translated from the coding sequence TTGCTCGGACAGATCGTCGCCGACATCGTGCGCAGTGTCGGCTCCGCGAACGTAATTCCCATTGGGATCTACGACAACATACGCAACTTCAAGAAAGACCCGTTTGGATCAGCCACCAATCTCGCAGGCATACTCGCGCCGTCACTCAATGTGGCATCTTCAGCAGTTGCTGCACTCGGCGACAAGCCCAACGCGTCGGGTTCCGGAAACACACCCATCCTTGCGGCCGCGCTCGCTGTACTGAAAGACATGCTCCAGCAATGCGGCGCCGGAGTTCCGGATTCAGGTGCTGATTTCAAGTCCGGCGCACAAGCCTTCGCAGCCACAGCTGAGCAAATGGGCGCCGCATCACCGCCGGATAGTTGGACCGGATCCGCATCGACCGCCTATTCAGATGCCAATGAAGTCCAGAAACATAAAGCCGAAGCACTAGCGAAGGCGGACGACACAGTAGCTGCCGCGCTCGGTGCCGAAGCGCTGCATGTAGCCGCCACGCGGAAGAGCATCGAGAGCGCTTCGCACACACTGAACGGCGCGGTGCCAGTCGCAATCCTTCTCGGCGCCCTGCCGCACGGAGACGTCATCTCGTACGGCTTTCAAGTTCAGACCGTGATGTACACGATGCCCTTGCCCATCGCGGACTTTCATCGCCTCACCACCGCAGTGACCCGCTACGCCGCGTCCGTAAAGGCCGCCGCGACTTCGTACGCCCAAGCTGATGCAACAACTGGTACACCGTCGCTCGATCCAGCTCAGCGACTCACTGTCGAGCCGAATGCCCTGCGGCGGCTTTCAGACAGTCAGCACGTTGTCGCCGTCATGTCGAAGCAAGCTGGCGCCCTCACAGCTGACACAGGCCGCAACGTATTCACCACGCACGGGTCTGCTTGCGCGCCGACAAGTGAAGCAGTCATGCAAGCCTGCATCGACCGCGCGAACTCAGCGCAAGCAATCACCATGCGAGCCGATGGGTTGGCCGCCGGTCTCAGTGCAGCGGCGGATTGGTACGACCGCACAGACGCGACCGGAGCGGCAAACCTGGCAGCACAAATGAATCTCGAGTAG